Proteins encoded within one genomic window of Kibdelosporangium phytohabitans:
- a CDS encoding helix-turn-helix transcriptional regulator encodes MAESFGDMLREYRAAAGFSMGQLAKRIHYSKGYLSKIENGLKPPHETVARLCDSVLNAGGMLVEAARTARDRIAGEHKLDRRQVLAAGTVFGITLAGGPRPIPHEGVVAGIRTTFEHLRRLGMQTSPVVILESLVAQANTVCALAHENPEPIRSRLLLLAARIAEYTGWMSQEVGDEQRALWWTRRSSELAQAGGDRQITSYALVREAGLALYRQDPITTIDLAQRAQVSGSGSLRVLALAARREAQGHALAGDRDSYQRAMDRAAELLDSSTPDDRAYPELGTSAPDPVELARGWALCDLGKPDDAAAILERELARLPAVSRRTRARFGVRRSLAYVLSGEVDQSCLTLTETLDDVAHVDSATVRMDLRELARHLGRWHNHGVVREVFPDLRRALSQRA; translated from the coding sequence GTGGCTGAGTCGTTTGGGGACATGCTGCGGGAATACCGGGCCGCCGCCGGTTTCTCGATGGGACAGTTGGCCAAGCGCATCCATTACAGCAAGGGGTATCTCAGCAAGATCGAGAACGGCCTCAAACCGCCGCATGAAACAGTCGCCCGTCTCTGCGACAGCGTGCTCAACGCAGGTGGGATGCTCGTGGAAGCCGCTCGTACGGCACGTGACCGCATCGCCGGGGAGCACAAACTCGACCGTCGCCAGGTGCTTGCCGCCGGAACCGTGTTCGGCATAACACTTGCCGGTGGGCCGCGGCCGATCCCGCACGAGGGTGTGGTCGCCGGGATCCGGACCACGTTCGAACACCTGCGGCGACTCGGTATGCAGACGAGCCCGGTGGTGATTCTGGAGTCGCTGGTCGCTCAGGCGAACACAGTGTGCGCACTCGCCCACGAGAACCCCGAGCCGATCAGATCCCGTCTGCTGTTGCTCGCCGCGCGGATCGCGGAGTACACGGGATGGATGAGCCAGGAGGTCGGCGACGAGCAGCGCGCGTTGTGGTGGACTCGGCGTTCGTCCGAGCTGGCGCAGGCGGGCGGTGACCGGCAGATCACGAGCTACGCGCTGGTCAGGGAGGCGGGCCTCGCGCTCTACCGGCAGGACCCGATCACCACGATCGACCTCGCCCAGCGAGCTCAAGTGAGCGGTTCAGGCAGCCTCCGCGTGCTGGCTCTTGCTGCTCGCCGAGAAGCACAGGGACACGCGCTGGCGGGTGACCGCGATTCATACCAACGTGCCATGGACCGCGCTGCCGAGCTGCTCGATTCGTCCACACCGGACGACAGGGCGTATCCCGAACTCGGTACGAGCGCGCCTGATCCGGTCGAGTTGGCCCGTGGGTGGGCATTGTGTGACCTGGGGAAGCCCGATGACGCTGCGGCGATCCTTGAGCGAGAACTGGCCCGGTTGCCCGCGGTGTCCCGTCGCACGAGGGCACGGTTCGGTGTTCGGCGGTCGCTGGCGTACGTGCTGTCCGGCGAAGTCGACCAGAGTTGCCTGACGCTGACTGAAACACTCGACGACGTGGCCCACGTCGACTCGGCCACAGTCCGGATGGACTTGCGGGAACTGGCCAGGCACCTCGGTCGGTGGCACAACCACGGCGTGGTTCGTGAAGTGTTCCCCGATCTGCGGCGTGCGTTGTCGCAGCGCGCCTGA
- a CDS encoding AfsR/SARP family transcriptional regulator — MRSYPFADSAGEHASPFAKRPQLADQLTVGAHQFDSPRIRLFAGQHATHEWTRSGHVVDAADHATSTSTRAFSSVARDMTDRHYPFGSDTQGIRSHPTHDRPLARLMHRDQALGSGGGVEFRMLGPLEAWHDSAPVPLGDQQQRFILVVLLLHANRPVSAERLTEIVWQDNPERRSLVRGYINKLRNAFRDAGDVAIETTATGYLLRVSEEQIDTARFDRLRTEALQEEDPRRAIELLHAAVDLWRGLFLEDIDIDRVGGSEVISPNDSYLDAVGDLAELELSAGHHRSARDRLRRVVRKDPARQKHAELLMRALIANGDRVEAIRVFQSASEALAEFGVEPDAALRNLAARAERGEPVSSLSSRPGGFTGRTTELGEITTVAADGRRAVWVSGAPGVGKTGLAIEAAHRLRDRFPDGQLLVRLNGFTPHTAAVTVGDALSQVLSELGVPAEQIPASIGRKATLYRRQLDGTRTLIVLDNAASSDQVRPLLPEAPGCFAIVTSRRVGEPDTGEQIRLTPLAADDATQLFRTLVGPLRIHGRSAQVAAVVKRCGYLPTPIKVVAALFRRHDRWPLDHLLRLLEESGPWHADTDDMAGAAAVRVSYQQLDTAQRKMFRLLGHAPGPHLTVAGAAALIDRDVTQARVILDYLHEVCLLEELAPERYQMLDPLKEFAAAEPSPTTPTERSDSLLRLLDFYLVTLVGAVSTAYPFDRALLPTVDRSCRVSPTFTGQDAALAWIAAERDNLVAAIHHAAAHGLPGHAWRLAVLTWRYFNTTNQFEDWIETTELARRIVSADADNDYGQAHVLLRLAIAHDRLGRLDAALELARNALPKWTRLGDVRGEAATLCAIAIPAMELGMHDEVVRSLEDALAKYAQCDDRRGQAHVLSMFGYFNELRGNLGTALRQHLSAVPMLREIGHTQGLAHALNNLGSVRQQLGMLTEALADHTEAHRLAGEIGDNCVLAYALTNIGTVHRLAGRFADAVRYQEQALSVATKVSDADLHTRLHRDRGATAQAQSDLAGAHHFYSTALDLATETGNRTHQAHAAWGVAQTLHSLDKHTDAVPHWDTAETRFIALGQPGAEEVRSARAVLTCRCRATTY, encoded by the coding sequence GTGCGGTCCTATCCGTTCGCTGATTCGGCCGGAGAACACGCCTCGCCCTTTGCGAAGCGTCCTCAGCTCGCGGACCAACTCACAGTGGGTGCTCATCAGTTCGACTCCCCTCGCATCCGACTGTTCGCCGGGCAGCATGCGACGCACGAGTGGACCAGAAGTGGACATGTGGTGGATGCCGCGGACCACGCCACGTCGACTTCGACACGTGCGTTCTCATCAGTCGCCCGGGATATGACAGATCGGCACTACCCATTTGGATCAGATACGCAAGGAATTCGCTCCCACCCGACACACGATCGGCCGCTTGCGCGACTTATGCACAGAGATCAGGCTCTCGGATCGGGAGGCGGAGTGGAATTTCGGATGCTGGGACCCCTCGAGGCATGGCACGACAGCGCACCCGTACCTCTTGGAGATCAACAGCAACGGTTCATCCTGGTCGTGCTGCTGTTGCACGCGAACCGGCCGGTGTCCGCCGAGCGGCTGACCGAAATCGTCTGGCAGGACAATCCGGAGCGCCGCTCCCTTGTCCGCGGCTACATCAACAAATTGCGCAACGCGTTCCGCGACGCCGGCGACGTGGCGATCGAGACCACCGCCACCGGCTATCTGCTGCGGGTCTCCGAGGAACAGATCGACACCGCCCGGTTCGACCGGCTGCGCACCGAGGCACTGCAGGAGGAAGATCCACGCCGGGCCATCGAGTTGTTGCACGCCGCCGTCGACCTCTGGCGAGGTTTGTTCCTTGAGGACATCGACATCGACCGAGTGGGCGGCTCGGAGGTGATCTCACCCAACGACAGCTACCTCGATGCGGTCGGTGACCTCGCCGAGCTTGAGCTGTCCGCTGGTCATCACCGGTCGGCGCGGGACCGCCTGCGCCGGGTCGTGCGGAAGGACCCAGCCCGCCAGAAACACGCTGAGCTGCTCATGCGTGCCTTGATCGCGAACGGCGACCGCGTGGAGGCCATCCGGGTCTTCCAGAGCGCCAGTGAAGCGCTCGCCGAGTTCGGCGTGGAGCCGGACGCGGCGCTGCGCAACCTCGCCGCGCGGGCCGAGCGCGGCGAACCGGTCAGCTCCCTGTCGTCGAGACCTGGTGGTTTCACCGGCCGCACGACGGAACTCGGCGAGATCACAACAGTGGCTGCCGACGGGCGTCGTGCTGTCTGGGTGAGCGGTGCACCAGGTGTCGGCAAGACAGGCTTGGCCATCGAGGCCGCGCACCGGCTGCGGGATCGGTTCCCTGACGGGCAACTCCTCGTACGGCTGAACGGGTTCACCCCGCACACGGCCGCCGTGACTGTCGGGGACGCGCTGTCCCAGGTGCTGTCGGAACTCGGCGTACCCGCGGAACAGATCCCGGCATCGATTGGCCGGAAGGCGACGCTGTACCGGCGCCAGCTGGACGGCACCAGAACGCTGATCGTGCTGGACAACGCGGCGTCGTCGGACCAAGTCCGTCCGCTGCTGCCGGAGGCTCCGGGCTGTTTCGCGATCGTCACCAGCCGACGTGTGGGCGAGCCGGACACAGGTGAGCAGATCCGCCTCACGCCGCTGGCAGCCGATGACGCGACCCAGTTGTTCCGCACGCTCGTGGGTCCACTCCGCATTCACGGCCGATCCGCCCAGGTAGCCGCGGTGGTCAAGCGGTGCGGTTATCTGCCGACGCCGATCAAGGTGGTGGCTGCGCTGTTCCGCAGGCACGACCGTTGGCCGTTGGACCACCTGCTCCGTCTGCTGGAGGAAAGCGGTCCGTGGCACGCGGACACGGACGACATGGCGGGCGCGGCCGCGGTGCGCGTCTCCTACCAGCAACTCGACACGGCCCAACGGAAGATGTTTCGTCTTCTCGGACACGCGCCCGGGCCACATCTGACTGTGGCGGGCGCGGCGGCGCTCATAGATCGGGATGTCACGCAGGCACGCGTGATCCTCGACTACCTGCACGAGGTGTGCTTGCTGGAGGAACTGGCGCCGGAGCGGTACCAGATGCTCGACCCGCTCAAGGAGTTCGCCGCCGCGGAGCCGTCTCCGACCACGCCTACCGAACGTTCGGACTCCCTGCTCCGGTTGCTCGACTTCTATCTCGTCACGCTCGTCGGCGCGGTGAGCACCGCGTACCCGTTCGACCGGGCCCTGCTGCCCACAGTGGACCGATCCTGCCGGGTCTCACCAACCTTCACCGGGCAGGATGCCGCGCTGGCGTGGATCGCCGCCGAGCGGGACAACCTGGTGGCGGCCATCCACCATGCCGCCGCACACGGCCTGCCTGGGCACGCCTGGCGTCTGGCTGTGCTGACCTGGCGCTACTTCAACACCACCAACCAGTTCGAGGACTGGATCGAGACCACCGAACTCGCCCGGCGGATCGTGTCCGCCGATGCGGACAACGACTACGGCCAGGCCCACGTCCTTCTCCGGCTCGCCATCGCACACGACCGCCTCGGTCGACTCGACGCAGCCCTTGAACTGGCGAGGAACGCGCTGCCCAAGTGGACACGCCTGGGAGACGTACGCGGCGAAGCCGCCACGCTCTGCGCGATCGCCATCCCCGCCATGGAGCTCGGTATGCACGACGAGGTCGTCAGGAGCTTGGAGGACGCACTGGCGAAATACGCCCAATGCGACGATCGCCGTGGTCAAGCCCATGTGCTGAGCATGTTCGGCTACTTCAACGAGCTGCGTGGCAACTTGGGAACAGCGTTGCGCCAGCACTTGTCGGCAGTGCCCATGCTGCGCGAGATCGGGCACACACAGGGCTTGGCGCACGCGTTGAACAACCTCGGCTCGGTGCGACAACAGCTGGGGATGCTCACGGAGGCCCTTGCCGATCACACGGAGGCACATCGGCTCGCAGGTGAGATCGGCGACAACTGCGTGTTGGCCTATGCGTTGACGAACATCGGCACGGTCCATCGGTTGGCAGGCCGTTTCGCCGATGCTGTGCGCTATCAGGAACAAGCGCTGTCAGTCGCGACCAAGGTGTCCGACGCGGACCTGCACACCCGGCTGCACCGCGACCGTGGTGCGACTGCCCAGGCACAAAGCGATTTGGCAGGAGCACACCACTTCTACAGCACGGCGTTGGACCTGGCGACTGAAACGGGGAATCGCACTCACCAGGCCCATGCCGCTTGGGGCGTCGCGCAGACCCTGCACTCGTTGGACAAGCACACCGACGCCGTGCCGCACTGGGACACCGCCGAGACAAGGTTCATCGCGCTCGGCCAGCCCGGCGCCGAGGAGGTCCGGTCGGCACGCGCGGTACTGACATGCCGCTGCCGAGCGACAACTTACTAG
- a CDS encoding NUDIX hydrolase, which produces MSEPAPDSPRPPVAAAVIVKNGALLLVRRRVKEGSLSWQFPAGEVEPGEPASEAAVRETFEETGLTVSADRVLGQRVHPATGRTVVYAACSVVSGDAHVKDNEELVELAWVKHDELAEYVPYPFYDPVQHYLDDVLTS; this is translated from the coding sequence GTGAGTGAACCGGCTCCTGACAGCCCGCGCCCACCAGTCGCGGCAGCGGTCATCGTGAAGAACGGCGCACTACTACTGGTCCGGCGGCGCGTGAAAGAAGGCAGCCTCTCATGGCAGTTCCCAGCCGGCGAGGTCGAACCCGGCGAACCAGCCAGCGAAGCAGCCGTCCGTGAAACCTTCGAGGAAACCGGCCTGACCGTCTCCGCCGACAGGGTGCTGGGCCAACGCGTCCACCCAGCGACAGGCCGCACGGTGGTCTACGCCGCGTGCAGCGTCGTTTCCGGCGATGCGCATGTGAAAGACAATGAGGAACTCGTAGAGCTTGCTTGGGTCAAGCACGACGAACTGGCCGAGTATGTCCCGTACCCGTTTTACGATCCCGTGCAGCACTATCTCGACGACGTCCTTACCTCATAA